In the Candidatus Binatia bacterium genome, one interval contains:
- a CDS encoding acyl-CoA dehydrogenase family protein: MHFDLTAEQRGLRDELRRYFADLMTPELTAEVATSEGGGPLFREAMKKMGRDKWLGIGWPTEFGGRGLGPIEQFLFADEAQRAFFPFPFLTISTVGPTIQQYGSEEQRQTYLSKILAGEAFFCIGYSEADAGTDLASLKTKAVRDGDDWVISGQKLWTSLADFADYVWLAARTNPDAPKHAGISMFIVPTRSTGFSVTPIRTVGGVRTNATYYDNVRVPAASMVGGEGNGWSLIVNQLNHERVSLMSAGIVGRLFEETAAWAREKRLSGGSRVIDIPWVQSTLARVEAKLEVLRLINWRQAWNMQHGTFHFAEASAVKVFGSEFYIEAYSLLLEVLGAAGAIRRNSPESLIGGRIERMYRSMLILTFGGGTNEIQRDIIAMAGLEMPRSLR; the protein is encoded by the coding sequence ATGCATTTCGACCTCACTGCCGAGCAGCGCGGGCTGCGCGACGAGCTTCGCCGCTATTTTGCCGACCTGATGACGCCGGAGCTGACGGCCGAAGTCGCCACCAGCGAAGGCGGCGGGCCGCTTTTCCGTGAAGCGATGAAGAAGATGGGCCGCGACAAGTGGCTCGGCATCGGGTGGCCCACCGAGTTCGGCGGTCGCGGCCTCGGACCGATCGAGCAGTTCCTGTTCGCCGACGAAGCGCAGCGCGCGTTCTTTCCGTTTCCGTTCCTGACGATCAGCACCGTCGGTCCGACGATCCAGCAGTACGGCAGCGAGGAACAGAGGCAGACGTATCTTTCGAAGATCCTGGCCGGCGAAGCGTTCTTCTGCATCGGATATTCGGAGGCCGATGCCGGCACCGATCTTGCGTCGCTCAAGACCAAAGCCGTACGCGACGGCGACGACTGGGTCATCAGCGGCCAGAAGCTGTGGACGAGCCTCGCCGATTTCGCCGACTACGTCTGGCTTGCCGCGCGTACGAATCCGGACGCTCCGAAGCACGCGGGCATTTCCATGTTCATCGTTCCGACCAGGAGCACGGGCTTCAGCGTTACTCCGATCCGCACGGTCGGCGGCGTTCGCACCAACGCGACGTACTACGACAACGTGCGCGTGCCGGCCGCGTCGATGGTCGGCGGCGAGGGCAACGGCTGGAGCCTGATCGTCAACCAGCTCAACCACGAGCGCGTCTCGCTGATGTCGGCCGGCATCGTCGGGCGGCTGTTCGAGGAAACCGCGGCCTGGGCGCGGGAAAAACGGCTTTCCGGCGGCTCCCGCGTCATCGACATCCCGTGGGTGCAAAGCACGCTGGCACGCGTCGAAGCCAAGCTCGAAGTGCTGCGGCTGATCAACTGGCGCCAGGCCTGGAACATGCAGCACGGCACCTTCCACTTCGCCGAGGCGTCGGCCGTCAAAGTCTTCGGCAGCGAATTCTACATCGAAGCGTACTCGCTTCTGCTCGAAGTGCTGGGCGCGGCGGGAGCGATCCGCCGCAACTCTCCGGAGTCGCTGATCGGAGGACGCATCGAGCGCATGTACCGCTCGATGCTGATCCTGACGTTCGGAGGCGGGACCAACGAGATCCAGCGCGACATCATCGCGATGGCCGGCCTCGAGATGCCGCGCTCGCTGCGCTGA
- a CDS encoding SUMF1/EgtB/PvdO family nonheme iron enzyme codes for MAAPLLVALVAGDACAAGAHGPKWVSHPDQPFDIEATEVAVKDFRACVAAGRCEPSSVNPECNYGDPKRGDHPINCIDHDGAIAVCDYLGGRLCSSKEWLAACHGSDGRAFPYGSEYQPSRCHVGTYDVPGPGGRTTIPVGSVPDCEGGLHGLFDMSGNVSEWISDCKGDYCKFRGAAFVGNDPVEHFAGCAEVCAGNDKGLKSSTVGVRCCRDRSASAPKNGAKAAAAGGATTTLKSGAAKGSRSDAAAATASRPPASGSNAARPASGSTARPTGSGAAAPLSSSRP; via the coding sequence TTGGCAGCTCCGCTCCTGGTCGCGCTGGTCGCCGGCGACGCCTGCGCCGCAGGTGCGCACGGGCCGAAATGGGTGTCCCACCCCGACCAGCCCTTCGACATCGAGGCGACGGAAGTTGCGGTCAAGGATTTCCGCGCCTGCGTCGCGGCGGGCCGCTGCGAGCCGTCCAGCGTCAATCCCGAATGCAACTACGGCGACCCGAAGCGCGGTGACCATCCCATCAACTGCATCGATCACGACGGTGCGATCGCCGTGTGCGACTATCTCGGCGGCCGCCTGTGCAGCAGCAAGGAATGGCTGGCTGCCTGCCACGGCAGCGACGGTCGCGCGTTTCCGTACGGCAGCGAGTACCAGCCGTCGCGCTGTCACGTCGGCACCTACGACGTGCCGGGCCCCGGAGGCCGCACGACGATTCCCGTCGGCAGCGTTCCGGATTGCGAAGGCGGCCTTCACGGCCTTTTCGACATGAGTGGCAACGTCAGCGAGTGGATCTCCGACTGCAAGGGAGACTACTGCAAGTTCCGCGGCGCAGCTTTTGTCGGCAACGATCCGGTCGAGCACTTCGCCGGTTGCGCCGAGGTGTGCGCGGGCAACGACAAGGGTCTCAAGTCGAGCACGGTGGGCGTGCGGTGTTGTCGCGACCGCAGCGCCTCCGCGCCAAAGAACGGCGCGAAGGCTGCAGCGGCGGGTGGCGCCACGACGACGTTGAAGAGCGGGGCGGCAAAGGGATCCAGGTCCGATGCGGCCGCGGCGACGGCTTCCCGTCCCCCGGCAAGCGGCAGCAACGCTGCGCGGCCGGCGTCCGGTTCCACCGCGAGGCCGACTGGCTCCGGCGCCGCGGCGCCGCTTTCTTCATCCCGCCCGTAA
- a CDS encoding TetR/AcrR family transcriptional regulator — protein MSSGGDPVARSRSARAAPRKPRGSPRTKAWKQDPQGRRDRVVEEATRLFLQHGYANVSTADIARAAGVAEGTVFHYFGSKSALLGAVAEHYGEQFAAAMFAGLDPVAAQATVTAIVERAFDFVAGQWPGFGHFLLADSQAAAEKGDASGSTSAPLARSANRVAVTRRVESVLEQWQRQRLLSGLDPPVTADLLFGIMEAALRGWMLSGLAHARERYAAATVAAMSRILGIDVVSPAED, from the coding sequence TCGCGGCTCGCCGCGCACGAAAGCGTGGAAACAGGATCCGCAGGGGCGACGCGATCGCGTCGTCGAGGAGGCGACGCGGCTGTTCTTGCAGCACGGCTACGCGAACGTCTCCACTGCCGACATCGCAAGAGCGGCGGGAGTCGCCGAGGGGACGGTCTTTCACTACTTCGGCTCCAAGTCGGCGCTGCTAGGCGCGGTGGCGGAGCACTACGGCGAGCAATTCGCGGCAGCGATGTTCGCGGGGCTCGATCCCGTGGCCGCGCAGGCGACGGTGACGGCGATCGTCGAGCGCGCGTTCGATTTCGTGGCAGGCCAGTGGCCCGGGTTCGGCCACTTCCTGCTCGCCGACAGCCAGGCGGCGGCGGAAAAGGGCGATGCTTCGGGCTCGACGAGCGCGCCGCTTGCCCGCAGCGCCAACCGTGTTGCGGTCACGCGCCGGGTCGAGAGCGTTCTCGAGCAGTGGCAGCGGCAGCGGTTGTTGTCGGGCCTGGATCCGCCGGTGACTGCCGACCTGCTGTTCGGGATCATGGAAGCGGCGCTGCGGGGCTGGATGCTTTCGGGGCTTGCTCACGCGCGGGAGCGCTATGCGGCTGCAACGGTCGCGGCGATGTCGCGTATTCTCGGGATCGACGTCGTCTCGCCTGCGGAGGATTGA